In Oryza glaberrima chromosome 8, OglaRS2, whole genome shotgun sequence, the following are encoded in one genomic region:
- the LOC127781778 gene encoding uncharacterized protein LOC127781778 — translation MMSHQLGFVVTLLSVSATVLPVGVGGAHAQVSYVPLVGLVGVLAGASLIFAGVKSKATAASNPTAFSRDLSMVGLLTAASAVAAHVAGVGGGGPAVAFVLFVMLLLGVAMVMLGIHGGLH, via the coding sequence ATGATGAGTCACCAGCTGGGTTTCGTCGTCACGCTTCTTTCGGTCAGCGCGACTGTCCTCCCGGTTGGCGTCGGTGGGGCCCACGCCCAAGTCAGCTATGTCCCACTCGTCGGGCTCGTCGGTGTCCTCGCCGGCGCAAGCCTCATCTTCGCCGGCGTCAAATccaaggcgacggcggccagcAATCCAACAGCATTCAGCCGCGACCTGTCCATGGTAGGCCTCCTCACTGCGGCGTCTGCAGTTGCGGcgcacgtcgccggcgtcggcggcggcgggccggccgTCGCCTTCGTCCTCTTCGTGATGCTCCTGCTCGGCGTCGCCATGGTCATGCTTGGAATCCATGGCGGCCTCCACTGA